A single region of the Gossypium arboreum isolate Shixiya-1 chromosome 12, ASM2569848v2, whole genome shotgun sequence genome encodes:
- the LOC108479124 gene encoding serine/threonine-protein kinase WNK8 — translation MEVADDCDFAEKDPSGRYVRYDEVLGRGAFKTVYKGFDEADGIEVAWNQINVEDVLQKPEQLERLYSEVHLLKSLKHVNVIKFYDSWVDDKNKTINMITELFTSGSLRQYRKKHKNVEVKAIKSWARQILRGLHYLHSHNPPIIHRDLKCDNIFVNGNNGEVKIGDLGLATVLQQPTARSVIGTPEFMAPELYDEEYNELVDIYSFGLCILEMVTCEYPYNECKNPAQIYKKVTSGIKPASLGRVNDPQIKQFIEKCLLPASMRLPAAELLKDPFLLAETPKEPASGPPVNLIQTEPHLMEIDLNCKMLMVKPSTESIKETPRFSALELQSFTQNNEFRLKGEKNDDNTISLTLRIADQCGRARNIHFSFYLDSDTAISIAEEMVQQLDLSNEDVTVIAELIDSMIVKLVPCWKPSVGSISCLQDCLCYPSQATIKTVGEQEVFPRLAVLNCQDTEESFGSDISAESNGMVASDGSNNKPMGSSDHSYVECHNGLNAYDFGLDIGAYNHEDTSDEKNLAEYIAIKHSAKNSDTSLMDSCSFASQDMSLSSIGSLSLADKDKLEELKSELDAIDSQYQQCFQELLRMREEAMESARKRWISKKKVSVM, via the exons TATGATGAGGTCCTAGGGAGGGGAGCATTCAAGACTGT TTACAAGGGATTTGATGAGGCTGATGGAATAGAGGTTGCATGGAACCAAATCAATGTTGAAGATGTGTTGCAGAAGCCTGAGCAGCTGGAAAGACTATATTCAGAGGTTCATCTTCTGAAGTCACTGAAGCATGTAAACGTTATCAAGTTCTACGATTCCTGGGTGGATGATAAAAACAAGACCATCAACATGATAACTGAGTTGTTCACTTCGGGGAGTTTGAGGCA ATACCGTAAGAAGCATAAGAATGTTGAGGTGAAGGCTATTAAGAGCTGGGCACGGCAAATCCTTAGAGGCTTACACTATCTGCATAGTCACAATCCTCCAATCATTCATAGAGATTTAAAATGCGATAATATATTTGTTAATGGAAATAATGGAGAAGTGAAGATTGGAGATCTTGGATTGGCAACTGTCTTGCAGCAGCCCACCGCCCGAAGTGTAATTG GCACTCCTGAATTCATGGCTCCAGAGCTTTATGATGAGGAGTATAATGAGCTTGTCGACATATATTCTTTTGGTCTGTGCATATTGGAGATGGTTACTTGTGAATATCCATATAATGAATGCAAAAATCCAGCACAAATATACAAGAAAGTTACCTCT GGTATTAAACCCGCTTCCCTTGGTAGAGTGAATGATCCACAAATTAAGCAGTTTATTGAGAAGTGTCTTCTTCCAGCATCTATGAGATTGCCAGCTGCGGAACTCTTGAAAGATCCATTCCTTTTGGCTGAAACTCCCAAGGAGCCTGCGAGTGGTCCACCAGTGAACTTGATCCAGACTGAACCTCATCTGATGGAAATAGATCTCAACTGCAAAATGCTTATGGTCAAACCTTCTACTGAAAGCATCAAAGAAACTCCTCGGTTCTCAGCTCTGGAGCTACAGTCTTTCACTCAGAATAATGAATTTAGGTTGAAAGGGGAGAAGAATGACGATAATACAATTTCATTGACCTTGCGCATTGCTGATCAATGTG GTCGAGCAAGGAATATCCACTTTTCATTTTATCTGGATTCAGATACTGCTATTTCAATTGCTGAGGAGATGGTTCAACAACTTGATTTGTCAAATGAAGATGTAACTGTCATTGCAGAGTTGATTGATAGCATGATCGTGAAGCTTGTTCCCTGCTGGAAACCTTCAGTTGGAAGCATTTCATGCCTACAAGATTGCTTATGCTACCCAAGTCAGGCCACTATTAAGACGGTTGGTGAACAAGAAGTTTTCCCACGGTTGGCTGTTCTTAACTGTCAAGACACCGAAGAATCTTTTGGTTCAGATATATCAGCTGAATCTAATGGAATGGTGGCCTCAGATGGGAGTAACAACAAACCAATGGGATCTTCTGATCACAGTTATGTTGAGTGCCATAACGGTTTGAACGCATATGATTTTGGTTTAGATATTGGGGCTTATAACCATGAAGATACCAGTGACGAGAAAAACCTTGCGGAATATATAGCGATAAAACATTCCGCAAAGAACTCTGACACGTCCTTAATGGATTCTTGTTCATTTGCTTCACAAGACATGAGCTTGTCAAGCATCGGCTCTCTATCCCTTGCAGACAAGGACAAGTTGGAAGAGCTGAAATCGGAGCTTGATGCAATAGATTCACAGTACCAGCAATGTTTCCAAGAGCTCTTAAGGATGAGAGAAGAAGCAATGGAAAGCGCCAGGAAGAGGTGGATATCAAAGAAGAAAGTATCTGTGATGTGA
- the LOC108479126 gene encoding protein yippee-like At4g27745 has product MTEIVGPRLYSCCNCRNQVALHDDVISKSFQGRNGRAFLFSHAMNVMVGPKEDRQLMTGLHTVADVYCRDCREVLGWKYERAYEETQKYKEGKFILEKSKIVKENW; this is encoded by the exons ATGACGGAAATAGTTGGGCCAAGGTTGTACAGTTGCTGCAATTGCAGAAACCAAGTTGCCCTTCACGACGATGTTATATCCAAGTCTTTTCAG GGGAGAAACGGTCGAGCTTTTTTATTCTCCCACGCAATGAACGTGATGGTGGGTCCTAAGGAGGATAGACAACTGATGACTGGTCTTCACACAGTGGCTGATGTTTACTGTCGCGATTGTCGAGAGGTATTGGGTTGGAAATACGAGCGGGCTTATGAGGAAACTCAGAAGTACAAGGAAGGGAAATTCATTCTTGAGAAGTCGAAAATTGTCAAAGAGAACTGGTAG
- the LOC108479123 gene encoding N6-adenosine-methyltransferase MT-A70-like, whose product MESNSGGENTVATIKSIRTQLETRIQDQHATHLDLLASLQTLDPNIVPTLDLSLRFVSAFNRRSFSPTPPLPTPKKISHPPQHPPTHSVPDPKQLALVKPEGGDKFADESGNPLSMMRAMVAECLLQRVPFKAIDSSTVLRKLENDENITTAEKAAMRELGGDSGAILAVEMALRSMAEDNGGLEIEEFVVGGKSRVMVLSIDRTRLVRELTEEPQNHQKRERINNVNESENLKMNSNSNNEWLAPRPMSEIWMGGGDPGMMYPPGGPMAGPRGRGMGMMGRPPMAPNSGLLPSQRQSTEEDDLKDLEALLNKKSFKEMQKSKTGEEILNIINRPTARETAVAAKFKSKGGSQVREYCSALTKEDCRRQSGSFLACKKVHFKRIIAPHTDISLGDCSFLDTCRHMKTCKYVHYELDQTQDDLGPEKPLKPPRAEYCSEVELGEPQWINCDIRNFRMDILGQFGVIMADPPWDIHMELPYGTMADDEMRNLNVPALQTDGLIFLWVTGRAMELGRECLEQWGYKRCEEIIWVKTNQLQRIIRTGRTGHWLNHSKEHCLVGIKGNPEINKNIDTDVIVAEVRETSRKPDEMYPMLERISPRTRKLELFARMHNTHAGWISLGNQLNGVRLVDEGLRARYKAAYPHVEVQPLSPPKASAMELDSTSARSPFATESRSQFADPPEERAMAVDTDMTA is encoded by the exons ATGGAGAGCAACTCAGGCGGCGAAAACACCGTAGCAACCATCAAATCAATTCGGACCCAACTCGAAACCCGAATCCAAGACCAACATGCCACCCACCTCGACCTCCTTGCCTCCCTCCAAACTCTGGATCCTAACATCGTTCCCACCCTCGATCTTTCCCTCCGTTTCGTCTCCGCCTTCAACCGCCGCTCTTTCTCTCCCACTCCTCCACTCCCCACGCCTAAAAAGATCTCCCACCCGCCCCAACACCCGCCCACCCACTCTGTACCCGATCCGAAACAGCTCGCCCTTGTTAAACCTGAAGGAGGCGACAAGTTCGCTGACGAGAGCGGCAACCCATTGTCGATGATGAGAGCCATGGTGGCTGAGTGTTTACTTCAGAGAGTACCGTTTAAAGCGATCGATTCGTCTACGGTTTTGAGGAAGTTAGAGAACGACGAGAATATAACTACGGCGGAGAAGGCTGCGATGCGTGAACTGGGAGGCGATTCTGGGGCCATTCTCGCGGTGGAAATGGCTTTGAGGTCAATGGCAGAGGATAACGGCGGCCTTGAGATCGAAGAGTTTGTGGTCGGCGGCAAAAGCAGAGTTATGGTACTTAGCATCGACCGAACACGGTTAGTTCGAGAATTAACCGAAGAacctcaaaatcatcaaaaaagagAAAGGATAAACAACGTTAACGAAAGTGAGAACTTGAAAATGAATAGTAACAGCAATAACGAGTGGCTAGCACCAAGACCAATGAGTGAAATTTGGATGGGAGGGGGAGACCCTGGCATGATGTATCCGCCGGGTGGCCCAATGGCAGGCCCTAGAGGTCGGGGAATGGGGATGATGGGAAGGCCACCGATGGCACCAAACAGTGGCCTTTTGCCGTCACAGAGACAGAGTACTGAGGAAGATGATTTGAAGGATTTGGAAGCCTTGTTGAATAAGAAATCGTTTAAGGAAATGCAGAAATCAAAGACGGGTGAGGAGATTTTGAATATCATTAATCGCCCAACTGCTAGGGAAACAGCTGTGGCTGCTAAG TTTAAAAGCAAAGGAGGTTCTCAAGTGAGGGAATATTGTTCAGCTTTAACCAAGGAGGATTGTCGAAGACAATCTGGCTCATTTCTTGCCTGTAAGAAG GTGCATTTTAAGCGGATAATTGCTCCTCATACAGACATCAGTTTAGGGGATTGTTCATTTCTAGATACCTGCCGGCATATGAAG ACATGCAAATATGTCCACTACGAGCTTGACCAAACACAAGATGATCTTGGTCCTGAGAAACCTTTGAAGCCTCCACGTGCTGAGTATTGTTCGGAAGTGGAATTAGGTGAACCACAATGGATTAATTGTGATATCAGGAATTTTAGAATGGACATTTTGGGGCAGTTCGGTGTTATTATGGCAGATCCACCATGGGATATTCATATGGAGTTACCTTATGGAACAATGGCTGATGATGAGATGCGCAACCTTAACGTTCCTGCATTGCAGACTGATGGTCTGATATTTCTTTGGGTCACTGGGCGTGCAATGGAGCTAGGACGGGAATG TTTGGAACAATGGGGTTACAAGCGGTGTGAGGAGATTATTTGGGTGAAAACAAATCAACTTCAGCGAATAATTAGAACAGGAAGAACAGGTCATTGGTTAAATCATAGTAAGGAGCATTGCCTTGTAGGAATCAAGGGAAATCCAGAAATAAATAAGAACATTGATACCGATGTCATTGTTGCCGAGGTTCGAGAGACTAGTCGCAAGCCAGATGAG ATGTACCCGATGCTGGAGAGGATCAGTCCAAGGACAAGGAAGCTTGAACTATTTGCTCGCATGCATAATACTCATGCAGG ATGGATATCGCTTGGGAATCAGTTAAATGGGGTTAGACTGGTTGATGAAGGCCTAAGAGCAAGGTACAAGGCTGCCTACCCACATGTAGAAGTACAACCTCTCTCTCCTCCCAAAGCTTCTGCCATGGAACTAGACTCTACTTCTGCTAGAAGTCCCTTTGCAACAGAGTCAAGATCACAATTTGCGGATCCACCTGAAGAGAGGGCAATGGCTGTAGATACTGATATGACCGCCTGA
- the LOC108479125 gene encoding uncharacterized protein LOC108479125, with protein MWAITRGGFNQKIFNLPKTLSRPLMATSNVIRVSSPSYSTSSPNHAPFKRVGTHNGSFHCDEALGCFMIRLTDKFSNSEIIRTRDPKVLEGLDAVLDVGGVYDPNHDRYDHHQKGFEEVFGHGFNTKLSSAGLVYKHFGKEIIAKELQLGEDHPDVHRLFLAIYKSFMEAIDAIDNGINQFDTDKPPKYVNNTHLSSRVGRLNLDWTDPDQSPEKENEAFQRAMALAGSEFLESVQFHARSWLPARSIVMECIAERFDIDPSGEIMVLKRFCPWKLHLFELEAELKVEPLIKYVLYEDERGKQWRVQAVSVSPDSFESRKPLPAQWRGLRDDELSKETRISGCVFVHMSGFIGGNQTYEGALVMARTSLKM; from the exons ATGTGGGCAATTACAAGGGGAGGGTTTAACCAGAAAATTTTCAACTTGCCCAAAACCCTCTCTCGCCCTCTCATGGCTACCTCTAACGTTATTAGGGTTTCTTCTCCTTCTTACTCCACTTCCTCCCCTAATCACGCTCCTTTTAAGCGCGTCGGCACTCACAATGGCAGCTTCCACTGCGACGAGGCCCTCGGCTGCTTCATGATTCGTCTCACTGACAAGTTCTCCAACTCCGAGATTATCCGTACCCGAGATCCCAAG GTATTGGAGGGGCTTGATGCTGTGCTTGATGTTGGAGGCGTCTATGATCCTAATCATGACCGGTATGATCATCACCAGAAGGGGTTTGAGGAGGTTTTTGGACATGGATTTAATACAAAGCTTAGCAGTGCTGGACTTGTTTATAAG CATTTTGGCAAGGAGATAATAGCTAAAGAGCTTCAGCTTGGAGAAGACCACCCGGATGTGCATAGATTATTTCTGGCCATTTACAAAAGCTTCATGGAG GCAATTGATGCGATTGACAATGGAATCAACCAGTTTGATACTGATAAGCCACCTAAATATGTGAACAATACACACTTATCTTCTAGAGTTGGAAGATTAAATCTAGACTGGACAGATCCTGATCAATCACCTGAGAAGGAGAATGAGGCTTTCCAACGAGCAATGGCTCTAGCTGGTAGTGAGTTCTTAGAG AGTGTCCAATTTCATGCAAGATCATGGCTACCAGCAAGGTCAATTGTAATGGAGTGCATTGCGGAGAGATTTGACATAGATCCTAGTGGTGAAATTATGGTTTTGAAAAGGTTTTGCCCT TGGAAGCTTCACTTATTTGAGCTTGAGGCAGAGCTGAAGGTTGAGCCTCTTATTAAATATGTTCTTTATGAG GATGAACGGGGCAAACAATGGCGAGTGCAGGCAGTATCAGTATCTCCTGATAGTTTTGAGAGCCGGAAGCCCCTCCCAGCACAGTGGCGAGGTTTGAGGGACGATGAGCTCTCAAAGGAGACAAGAATTTCCGGCTGTGTCTTTGTCCACATGAGCGGGTTTATCGGTGGAAATCAAACTTATGAGGGTGCTCTAGTGATGGCAAGAACTTCTCTAAAGATGTAA